The following are encoded together in the Cyanobacterium aponinum PCC 10605 genome:
- a CDS encoding glycerol-3-phosphate dehydrogenase/oxidase, translating into MKTQLIERQAQIKKLKQQEFDCLIIGGGATGVGSALEATRRGLKTGLVERFDFAQGTSSKSTKLLHGGVRYLEQAFKKFDWNQFNLVRDALAERKNVIQMAPHLAKPLPLIIPLYQFWQMPYYFSGLLMYDFLSGKQSLGRSKLLSLKQTLELFPTLNTEGMIGSVMYYDGQFDDARLNVEVAMTAIECGAAIANYVEVTEIIKEGEKCRGVRVKDTLTQETFEIKAQIIVNATGPYTDSIRELDQPTTEKLLKVSSGVHIVINKSFAPGEGALLIPKTEDGRVIFIVPWRGFTLIGTTDEPAKVEDNPQATEAEIQYLLKYTNQFLDKTVKREDVLSAWCGLRPLVSPTHAAAKSTAKLSRDHTIITSKSGLITITGGKWTTFRKMAKDTINKVFNQLSFSSTANSSLSLIPVVGGKDFDRNELDKQLATNVDDEQIRSHLINYYGSRSLIIQEITKELGVERLTPKYPFITAEVVYVYRYEMAQKPEDILARRFRLSFLDSQTSQQLKERVSEIISNLQQVPIEK; encoded by the coding sequence ATGAAAACACAGCTAATCGAAAGACAAGCCCAAATCAAAAAATTAAAGCAACAAGAGTTTGACTGTCTGATTATTGGCGGTGGTGCAACGGGTGTTGGATCGGCGTTAGAGGCTACAAGAAGAGGCTTAAAGACTGGTTTGGTAGAGCGTTTTGACTTTGCACAAGGTACAAGTAGTAAAAGCACTAAATTACTTCATGGGGGAGTGCGTTATTTAGAACAGGCTTTCAAAAAATTTGATTGGAATCAATTTAATTTGGTACGAGATGCTTTAGCAGAGAGAAAAAATGTCATTCAAATGGCTCCACATTTAGCAAAGCCCCTACCTCTGATTATTCCTCTTTATCAGTTTTGGCAAATGCCTTATTATTTTTCTGGGCTATTAATGTATGATTTTTTATCTGGAAAACAAAGTTTAGGTAGAAGCAAGTTATTGAGTCTCAAACAAACTTTAGAGCTATTCCCCACTCTCAATACAGAGGGGATGATTGGTAGTGTCATGTATTATGATGGTCAATTTGATGATGCTCGTTTGAATGTAGAAGTTGCTATGACAGCTATTGAATGTGGAGCTGCGATCGCAAATTATGTAGAAGTTACGGAAATTATCAAAGAAGGAGAAAAATGTAGAGGAGTTAGAGTGAAAGATACTTTAACCCAAGAAACCTTTGAAATAAAAGCTCAAATCATTGTTAATGCCACTGGTCCTTATACTGATTCTATTAGGGAATTAGATCAACCCACCACAGAAAAATTGTTGAAAGTTAGTTCTGGAGTGCATATAGTTATAAATAAATCTTTTGCTCCCGGAGAAGGTGCATTATTGATACCTAAGACTGAAGATGGTAGGGTTATTTTCATCGTACCTTGGCGAGGTTTTACTTTAATTGGCACAACAGATGAACCAGCAAAAGTAGAAGATAATCCTCAAGCCACCGAAGCCGAAATTCAATATCTACTTAAATATACGAATCAATTTTTAGACAAAACTGTCAAACGAGAAGATGTATTGTCTGCGTGGTGTGGGTTACGACCATTAGTTTCCCCTACCCATGCGGCGGCTAAATCCACAGCAAAATTATCACGAGATCACACTATAATAACCTCTAAATCTGGTTTAATTACTATCACTGGCGGAAAATGGACTACTTTCCGCAAAATGGCAAAAGATACTATTAATAAGGTGTTTAATCAATTATCTTTTTCTTCCACTGCCAATTCATCTCTATCTTTAATTCCTGTTGTGGGGGGGAAAGACTTTGACAGAAATGAATTAGACAAACAATTAGCCACTAATGTTGATGATGAGCAGATAAGAAGTCATTTAATCAATTACTACGGTTCAAGAAGTTTGATAATTCAGGAAATAACAAAAGAATTAGGCGTTGAGAGATTGACCCCCAAATATCCTTTTATTACGGCAGAAGTTGTTTATGTTTACCGCTATGAAATGGCTCAAAAACCAGAAGATATACTAGCAAGAAGATTTAGGCTTAGTTTCTTAGATTCTCAAACCAGCCAACAATTGAAAGAAAGGGTGTCAGAAATTATTAGCAATCTTCAACAAGTCCCAATTGAAAAATAA
- a CDS encoding CoB--CoM heterodisulfide reductase iron-sulfur subunit B family protein, with the protein MLRYAYFPGCVAQGACHELHQSTIAISQALDIELIELKKAACCGSGTYKEDSQLLEDTVNARNIALAESLNLPLLTHCSTCQGVIGHVDERLKEAKENDVEYFNQVNGFLKKENCSPYQGTTEVKHILWALISDYGLDALQAKVVKSLKGLKCAAFYGCYLLRAQKHLPFDNPFNPQSLEQVFSVLGATPVFYEGRIKCCGWPLSSYATEQSFKMAGKNLLDAINNGADCIVTPCPLCHLNLDSRQPEVAKVIQKKLDLPILHLPQLVGLALGIEPEKLGLNNHVVSTAKVLHLLGY; encoded by the coding sequence ATGCTTCGCTATGCTTATTTTCCCGGATGTGTTGCTCAAGGGGCTTGTCATGAGTTACATCAATCTACTATAGCCATATCTCAGGCTTTAGATATTGAATTAATCGAATTAAAAAAAGCGGCTTGTTGTGGCTCTGGAACTTACAAAGAAGACTCACAGTTATTAGAAGATACTGTAAATGCAAGAAATATTGCCCTTGCAGAATCGCTAAATTTACCTTTGCTTACCCACTGTAGTACTTGTCAGGGAGTAATTGGTCATGTGGATGAGAGATTAAAAGAAGCAAAAGAAAATGATGTGGAATATTTTAACCAAGTCAATGGTTTTTTAAAGAAAGAAAATTGCTCACCTTATCAAGGTACAACAGAAGTAAAACATATTTTATGGGCTTTAATTAGTGATTATGGTTTAGATGCACTACAAGCAAAAGTGGTCAAATCCCTTAAAGGTTTAAAGTGTGCCGCTTTTTATGGTTGTTACTTATTAAGGGCTCAAAAACATCTTCCTTTTGATAATCCTTTCAATCCTCAATCATTAGAACAAGTATTTTCAGTATTAGGGGCAACTCCTGTATTTTATGAGGGTAGAATCAAATGTTGTGGTTGGCCTCTTTCTAGCTATGCCACAGAACAATCTTTTAAAATGGCAGGAAAGAATCTTTTGGATGCAATCAACAATGGTGCAGACTGTATTGTAACTCCTTGTCCTTTATGTCACCTTAATCTCGATTCTCGTCAACCAGAAGTTGCGAAAGTTATACAAAAAAAATTAGATTTACCGATTTTACATTTACCCCAATTAGTTGGTTTAGCTTTAGGCATTGAGCCTGAAAAGTTGGGTCTGAATAATCATGTGGTTTCCACCGCAAAAGTTTTACATTTATTGGGATATTGA